The following proteins are encoded in a genomic region of Oryza brachyantha chromosome 11, ObraRS2, whole genome shotgun sequence:
- the LOC102701387 gene encoding disease resistance protein RPM1-like: MEAVILAVSKIGSVLVEEATKAAIAKLSEKVTNLKELPRKVEEIENELKMMNNVIKQISTTHLTDDVVKGWISQVRGVAHHVEDVMDKYSYYALKLEEENAMKKIFTKGNYVAVFSEIADEITQIEKRIENVVKRKERWLQQSHFNPNPLANIERKRSQDCLLELVQDDLVGIENSRKLLTEWLDSNEAGNTVITVSGMGGLGKTTLVRNVYEREKNNFQDSTWIDVSQKYDELDLLRKLLRKIGPPEQTQLSDLDAHELKRTIKQRLVDSRFLIVLDDVWNREAYNQMADAFQNLQAGRIIITTRQGDVTTLAHPTRQLIVKPLEKSDAFNLFCRKAFYNTMHSNCPQDLENVVHNIVDRCKGLPLAIVSIGGLLSSVQPEYHVWNEVYKQLQDELVNNSNIQAILNLSYQDLPGHLRNCFLYCSLFPEDHKFPRETLVRLWVAEGFTVRKRQNTPEEVADRYLRELIQRNLLEVVDYDELGRVRSCKMHDLVRDLALSIAKEENFGSADDYGTMIEMDRDVRRLSSCGWKDNSAPKLKLPRLRTLVLLRTISASPYMLDSILSESKYLTVLELQDSEITELPKSVGNLFNLRYIGLRLTKVKSLPDTIENLSNLHTLDIKQTKIEKLPRGIVNIKKLRHLLADRYADEKQEEFRYFIGVQAPKDLSNLKELQTLETVQASKELAEQLKKLMKLRSVWIDNISSTDCAKLFATLSDMPLLSSLLLSARDKNEALCFEALKPKSTQLHKLIIRGQWAKGTLDYPIFHDHGTQLKYLALNGCQLGKDPLAMLASHLKNLTYLRLNNVRGAKTLVLSAEAFPLLKTLVLKNMPDVNELQIMNGALPIIEGLYIVSLSGLERVPLGIETLRTLKILWLLYLHKNFKTHWIESNMHQKMQHVPELHM, translated from the coding sequence ATGGAGGCTGTAATCCTTGCTGTCTCAAAAATTGGTTCTGTTTTAGTGGAGGAAGCCACCAAAGCTGCTATAGCCAAGCTATCTGAAAAAGTTACAAATCTGAAGGAACTACCACGGAAGGTTGAGGAAATAGAGAATGAACTGAAAATGATGAACAATGTTATAAAGCAGATAAGTACAACACATCTTACAGACGATGTTGTCAAGGGCTGGATTTCACAGGTGCGCGGCGTGGCCCATCATGTTGAGGATGTAATGGACAAATACTCATACTATGCTCTTAAATTAGAGGAAGAGAAtgccatgaaaaaaatcttcacCAAAGGAAATTATGTTGCAGTTTTCAGTGAAATAGCTGATGAGATTACTCAGATAGAGAAGAGAATTGAAAATGTTGTAAAACGGAAAGAACGGTGGCTACAGCAATCCCACTTCAATCCCAATCCACTTGCTAATATTGAAAGGAAACGATCCCAAGACTGCCTCCTGGAACTCGTTCAAGATGATCTTGTAGGGATTGAAAATAGTAGGAAATTGTTGACTGAATGGTTGGACTCCAATGAGGCAGGTAACACAGTGATAACAGTATCTGGTATGGGTGGATTGGGAAAAACTACCTTGGTTCGTAATGTGTATGAGCGGGAGAAAAACAATTTTCAAGATTCTACTTGGATTGATGTGTCACAGAAATATGATGAGCTTGATTTGCTGAGGAAATTGCTTAGAAAGATTGGGCCACCTGAACAGACACAGCTATCAGATTTGGATGCCCATGAATTGAAACGTACAATAAAGCAAAGACTAGTAGATAGCAGATTTCTGATTGTATTGGATGATGTCTGGAATCGAGAAGCATACAATCAAATGGCTGATGCATTCCAGAATCTCCAAGCTGGTCGCATAATCATCACGACACGACAGGGTGATGTAACAACTCTTGCTCACCCAACACGTCAACTCATAGTCAAGCCATTGGAGAAAAGTGATGCATTTAATCTCTTCTGCAGAAAGGCCTTCTATAACACCATGCACAGCAATTGCCCACAGGATCTTGAGAATGTGGTTCACAACATAGTGGATAGGTGCAAAGGCCTGCCACTTGCAATCGTGTCTATAGGTGGCCTGTTGTCTTCAGTACAACCAGAGTATCATGTTTGGAATGAAGTGTACAAACAACTTCAGGACGAGCTAGTGAACAACAGCAATATCCAAGCAATTCTAAATCTGAGCTACCAAGACTTACCTGGACATCTTAGAAACTGTTTCTTGTATTGCAGCCTGTTCCCAGAAGATCATAAATTTCCACGGGAGACCCTTGTCAGGCTGTGGGTTGCAGAAGGCTTTACAGTGCGAAAAAGACAAAATACACCAGAGGAGGTAGCTGATAGATATCTTCGGGAACTGATCCAAAGGAATCTGCTAGAAGTTGTGGACTATGATGAGCTAGGTAGGGTTAGAAGCTGTAAGATGCATGACCTTGTACGTGACCTGGCACTTTCTATAGCTAAAGAGGAGAACTTTGGTTCCGCAGATGATTATGGCACAATGATAGAAATGGATAGGGATGTTCGCCGCTTGTCATCTTGTGGATGGAAAGATAACAGTGCACCAAAACTGAAACTTCCACGGCTTCGAACCCTAGTATTACTCAGAACAATTTCAGCCTCCCCTTATATGTTAGATTCAATTTTGTCAGAATCAAAATACCTCACTGTTCTCGAGCTTCAAGATTCAGAAATCACTGAACTGCCAAAATCTGTAGGTAATTTATTCAACCTACGTTACATTGGCTTAAGGCTCACCAAGGTCAAGTCACTGCCAGACACTATTGAAAACCTGTCTAATCTCCATACTCTGGACAtcaagcaaacaaaaatagaGAAGCTACCACGGGGAATTGTTAATATCAAGAAGTTAAGGCACCTACTAGCAGATAGATATGCTGATGAGAAGCAAGAGGAGTTCAGGTACTTTATTGGAGTGCAAGCACCCAAAGATTTGTCCAACTTGAAAGAACTACAAACTCTTGAGACCGTGCAAGCCAGCAAGGAATTGGCTGAGCAGCTGAAGAAACTGATGAAATTAAGAAGTGTGTGGATTGACAACATAAGTTCTACTGATTGTGCAAAGCTTTTTGCTACCCTGTCAGATATGCCACTTCTCTCCAGCTTGCTTCTCTCTGCAAGGGACAAAAACGAGGCACTTTGCTTTGAGGCTCTCAAGCCAAAGTCCACGCAACTGCACAAGTTGATTATCAGAGGGCAATGGGCCAAGGGGACACTTGATTACCCAATATTTCATGACCACGGTACACAACTCAAGTATCTAGCACTGAATGGGTGTCAACTTGGGAAAGATCCACTAGCGATGCTTGCATCACACTTGAAGAACCTCACTTACCTAAGACTGAACAACGTGCGTGGCGCAAAAACGTTGGTTCTTTCTGCGGAGGCTTTCCCCCTCCTGAAGACACTTGTGCTGAAGAACATGCCTGATGTCAACGAGCTGCAGATTATGAATGGTGCACTTCCAATCATTGAAGGTTTGTACATTGTATCTCTTTCAGGTCTGGAGAGGGTCCCTCTGGGCATTGAAACCCTTCGAACCTTGAAAATACTGTGGCTACTTTATCTGCACAAGAACTTTAAAACTCACTGGATTGAGAGCAATATGCACCAGAAAATGCAGCATGTTCCAGAGCTACACATGTAG